Part of the Flavobacterium sp. MDT1-60 genome, CTAATATGGAGCTTCCAATGGAACGTGTTAAGGGTAAATATAAAGAGGTAATTGCAAAAATTGATAATAACAATATCAGACAATTTTTAGTACCTGATCAATATGAATTTGCAAAAGAAAATAGAGATTTTTTATCAGGAGAATGGCTTTCGGCTAATCCGGAAAATATCTTAAAATTCTCAGCAGTAGCTTATTTTTTTGCGGATGAAATCTATCAAAAATATAAAATCCCAATTGGATTAATTAATAGCGCTTTAGGAGGTTCTCCTGCCGAATCATGGATCAGTGTAGAAGCGGTTAAAAAGTTTCCTGAATATGATGTTGAATATCAGAAATTCAAAGATGGAACATTAGGTGCTCAAATTGAAGCAAGTGATAAAAAGATTAACTCGACCTGGTACTCCACGATAAATAATGAGGATGAAGGTTTGAAAAATAAATGGTCAAATCCTGACTTGGAAGATAGTGACTGGAAAAACATGAATATTCCCGGATATTGGGCTGACAATGAACTAGGAAATGTAAATGGTGTTGTTTGGTTCCGAAAAGAATTTGCAGTTTCAAATTTAAAAGAAAGCAATGCGAAACTAATTTTAGGAAGAATTGTCGATGCTGATTCGGTTTATGTAAACGGCCATTTTGTGGGCACAACATCGTATATGTATCCGCCAAGAATTTATCCTTTTGATGCGAAGTTTCTAAAAGAAGGAAAAAATGAAATTGCCATTCGCGTAATCAATAATTCAGGACGAGGTGGTTTTGTTGAAGATAAACCATACGAATTGATTTTAGGTAATGAAGTTATCGATTTGAAAGGTTCATGGAAATACAAATTAGGAGTAAAAATGCTGCCTTTGCCGCCGCAGACTTTTATAAGATGGAAACCTGTTGGATTGTACAATGCGATGATTGCGCCTTTGAAAAATTATGCGATAAAAGGCGTGCTTTGGTATCAGGGAGAATCGAGCACTAAAAAGCCACAGGAATATTCGGCATTGATGGAAACCTTAATTACGAATTGGAGAGCAGAGTGGAAGCAAGGTGCTTTTCCGTTTTTATATGTACAGCTTACTAATTTTATGGCTCCAAAAACAGAGCCAGGCGAAAGTAACTGGGCTGCATTGAGACAACAGCAAAAAAATACTTTAGGAGTTCCGAATACAGGAATGGCAGTAACAATTGACATTGGGGAATGGAATGATATTCACCCTTTAAACAAATACGATGTTGGAAAAAGACTTTCTTTATTGGCCAGAAAAATGGTTTATGGAGAAAAAAATCTTGTTGCTTCAGGGCCACTTTTTAAATCTATGGTACAAAAAGGAAATGCACTTGTTTTGAGTTTTACCGATATCGGAACAGGTTTAATGGCTAAAGACAACAAACCTTTGAAGGCTTTTGAAATTGCTGGAGAAGACGGTAAATTTGTTTGGGCTAATGCCATAATTGAAGGCGATAAGATTATAGTTTCAAACGCGACTGTTTTAAATCCAACAAGAGTACGTTATGCCTGGGCAGACAATCCGGATCAGGCTAATTTATACAATAAAGAAAATTTGCCGGCTTCTCCTTTTGAAGCCAAATTGAATTAGTATTAAAAAAAAGCAGGATTTCAATACGAAATCCTGCTTTTTTATTTTATTGTTTTTGAACCGGAAGATAAATATCAAAAGTAGCTCCTTTGTTCTTTTCACCTGTAGCGGTAATAATTCCGTTGTGGTTGTCTACAATTTTTTTCACAATGGCAAGTCCAATTCCAGTTCCTGTATATTCTAACTTCCCATGTAAACGCTGGAAAACTTCAAAAATTTTGGAGCTGTATTGCTGTTCAAAACCAATTCCGTTGTCAGAAATCTGGATATGGCAATAGTTGGTGTCTTCTTCCAGTCTTTTATCATTTAAAAGTGCTCCTTTTACAATTTTACTTTGAATTTTTATGACAATTGGTGTTTCAGGATTTGAGAATTTAAGGGAATTGCTCACTAAATTATATAAAAGCTGTCTAAATTGAAACGGAATAATATTAACTTCACAATTCTCACAGTTTTCAATTGTGGCATTTTTTTGTTCAATTTCTTCTTTTAAATCGTCTTTTACTTCATCAATAATTTTAGAAAGATCAGTTTTCTCAAAAACGCGTTCCTGAATATTAGTTCTGGAATAAGAAAGTAAATCATTAATTAACGTTTGCATTCGTTGTGCAGCATTTTGCATTCGTTGAAATTTATCTTTACCTGCACTGGATAAGTTTTCAAACTCTTTTTCCAGAATTAATGTAGCAAAAGTTTGAATTTTCCTTAGAGGTTCCTGCAAATCATGACTGGAGATATAAGCAAATGACTGAAGTTCCTGATTCATTTTCTCCAGCTCTGCATTTTTTTGTTCCAGTTCTAAAGCATTTAGTTTTATTTTATCATCCGCTTTCTTTTTCTCTGTTAAATCGTGTGTCACTTTTGAAAAACCAATAACCTGACCTTTTTTATTATGAACGGCTGTAATGACAACACTTGCCCAGAAGTGACTTCCATCTTTACGAACGCGCCAGCCTTCTTGTTTCGCTTTTCCTTTTTCTATAGCAATAGTGAGGAGTTTTTTAGGAAGATTGCTTTTTTGATCTGATTCGGTGTAAAAATTAGAGAAATTTTTCCCAATAATTTCTTCGGCCTTATAGCCTTTTATTTTTTCAGCACCTAAATTCCAATTCTCAACAATTCCTTCACGATTAAGATACAAAATAGCGTAATCCTGAACTTCTTCAACCATTAAATGATAACGTTCTTCACTTTTTTGGAGTGATTCGTTCATTAAATTTAATTCTTTAGTTCTGGCAGTTACTTGTTGCTCCAGTTCATGCGTAAAAGCTTTTTCGGTATGAATGTCAGTAAAGGCACCAACCCATTTGATTATAGTATTGTCTACATCTAAAACTGGTTCGCCAATTACGGTATGCCATCTGTAATTGCCATCTTTTCTTCTAACACGAACATCACAGCGGTACGCTTCGCCAGTAGCTAAACTATGGCTCCATATTTTGGCATTTTCGTCAAAATCATCAGGATGAATCATCGCTCTCCATTCCGCTTCGCCAACAGGGTGAATTCCGGTGTATTCAAACCATTTTCCTGAAGCGAATAATGCATTTCCTTTTTCATCGGTTTCCCAAATTAATTGTGGAATGCTTTCAGTTAGTGAGCGAAATTTTTTCTCGCTTTCTTCGAGTTCATGTTGATGATTTTTTTCATCAGTAATATCTCTTATGGTTCCTATTAACTTTTCTGGTTTATTATCTTCATCATAGAAAAGTTTCCCCTTGCCTTCCATCCAATGAATTGAGCCGTCAATCCAAATCATTCTGGCTTCATAATTCAGATAACCAGTAGTTAGAGCTTCTTTAAAAGCTTTATTTCGAATAGGCATATCATCCGGATGAAGATGTTTGAGTAATTGATCGTGAGTTAATTTTTTATTCTCTTTGTAACCACCAACAATTTCGAGATATTTTTGCGAATAAATAGGTTCCCTTGTTTTTACGTTCAATTCCCAGGTTCCTAATTCACTGGCCTCTAAGATAATTTTAAGCCTTTCTTCGTTTTGTTCTATTTCTTTTCTGGTGTCAACTTTTTCGCTGACTTCAGTGACAGTTACGATGATGCCTGAAATGGTTCCGTCTTCTTCTTTTAAGGGAGAATACAGAAAATCAAAATAGGAGATTCTTAGTTTTCCATAACGATTAAGCGGAATAGGGACTTCATACCCGTGAAACGGAACTCCGGTCGTTAAAACATTATATAATAAAGAACTTACACTTTCCTCAACTTCCGGTAAGGAATCAAATAAAGGTCTTCCAATAAAGGTGCTTTCTGGTCTGTCAACTAATTTTAGATAAGCCTCATTGGCCATTTCAACCATATAGTTGGAGCCACGTAAAATCGTAATTCCTATAGGAGCTTGTTTTACTGTATTTCTGAAACGTTTGTCACTTTCTTCTATTCTTTTTTTAGCGAGATTAAGATCGGTAGTTTCAGCTGCGGTATTCATTACACCATAAATGTTCCCATTTATATCATACAATGGTGTAAAACTATAATCAAAATAAAAGGTTTCTAATGCACCATTTATAGTAAGATCAATACGGGTATTTTTAGAATGGAAAGATTCACCAGTTTCAAAAACACGACTAATTTGATCAAAAACCAATTGATTATCAAGTTCCGGCAAAATTTCTGTATATAATTTTCCAACGACATCATTACCTTTTCCCCAAACATCCATAATAGCTTGGTTAGCAAGTTCAATGCGTTTTTCTTTCCCTACATAAACACCAATCGGGAAAGGCGCATTATCTACTAATTGTCTTATTTTTTGCTCGCTTTCTATAACTTTAGAACGCGCTAAAACTTGTGCAGTTACTTCAGTCCCTACAACCGCAACACCAGAAATTGTACCGTCTACAGCTCTGAGCGCTTCATAAACAAAATTAATATAAGTGTTTTCTATTTTTCCATTACGGGGAAGTTGAATGAGGTGTTCATTAGCAATGAATTTCTCACCAGTTTTATAAACATTATTCAGTAAAATTTCTAAATCCTGATTTTGGGCTTCAGGCAGGGCTTCAAAAATAGGTTTATTAATTACCTTTTCAAGTTCTGTTCCCCATAGCTGAATCATCTGATCATTGGCAATTTCAACTATATGATTTTCTCCCCTAAATACACACATTGCGCCTGGCGCCTGCATAATGTTATTTATAAAGCGATCATTATTTTCTTTTAACGCTTCAGTGGCTCTTTTCTTTTCGGTAGTTTCGATTACAGTAACGAACACTCCGCCAACTGAACCATCTTCTTTTCTAATTGGACTGTATGAAAAATCAAAGTAGCATTCTTCTATAAAACCATTTCTGTTTAATGGTAACATAAAATCAGGGAAACCAACAGGCTTACCTTCCATTACGCCATCAAACATAGGCCCGATTATGTCCCATATTTCAGAGAATGTTTGTTTGGTACTAATTCCTAAAGCTTCAGGATGTTTTGTCGAACCTAAAATGGGCCGATATCCGTCATTGTATAACTGTGTATAATCATCACCCCATGCAATATACATTCCGAAAGGATTGTCCAGCATCATTGCCACCATCGTACAAAGGCTTTGAGGCCAGGTTGAAGGATCGCCTAGTGCCGTTTTACTCCAGTCTTTGGCACGAATCAATTCGCCCATTTCTCCACCACCGGCTAGAAAATAATGTTCCTTATTTGTACGGCTCATTCTAAAACTATTTAAGGTTGAAGAACAAAATGCTCTCGTACAGGTTGTTTTAATTTATTTTCGGAAACTACATCGAGAGCATTACCAATCACTTTTTTTAATTTAGAAAATTCTCCGGGTTTACGAATATAATAAGTCGCACCTTTTTTATACATCAAATCAACAATTTCGGTATCCAGAGATGTTGAGAAAATAATTATTGGCAGCGTATGGAGTTCTTCAATTTCTTTTATTTCTTTCAGGCATTCATGACCATTTTTACGAGGCATATTAAGATCAAGAAATAGTATATCCGGTAAATTTTTAAAAGAATTAGCGGCTAAATAATCCATAAGCTGAACACCATCGTTAACAACAACAAGAGATAC contains:
- a CDS encoding PAS domain S-box protein — translated: MSRTNKEHYFLAGGGEMGELIRAKDWSKTALGDPSTWPQSLCTMVAMMLDNPFGMYIAWGDDYTQLYNDGYRPILGSTKHPEALGISTKQTFSEIWDIIGPMFDGVMEGKPVGFPDFMLPLNRNGFIEECYFDFSYSPIRKEDGSVGGVFVTVIETTEKKRATEALKENNDRFINNIMQAPGAMCVFRGENHIVEIANDQMIQLWGTELEKVINKPIFEALPEAQNQDLEILLNNVYKTGEKFIANEHLIQLPRNGKIENTYINFVYEALRAVDGTISGVAVVGTEVTAQVLARSKVIESEQKIRQLVDNAPFPIGVYVGKEKRIELANQAIMDVWGKGNDVVGKLYTEILPELDNQLVFDQISRVFETGESFHSKNTRIDLTINGALETFYFDYSFTPLYDINGNIYGVMNTAAETTDLNLAKKRIEESDKRFRNTVKQAPIGITILRGSNYMVEMANEAYLKLVDRPESTFIGRPLFDSLPEVEESVSSLLYNVLTTGVPFHGYEVPIPLNRYGKLRISYFDFLYSPLKEEDGTISGIIVTVTEVSEKVDTRKEIEQNEERLKIILEASELGTWELNVKTREPIYSQKYLEIVGGYKENKKLTHDQLLKHLHPDDMPIRNKAFKEALTTGYLNYEARMIWIDGSIHWMEGKGKLFYDEDNKPEKLIGTIRDITDEKNHQHELEESEKKFRSLTESIPQLIWETDEKGNALFASGKWFEYTGIHPVGEAEWRAMIHPDDFDENAKIWSHSLATGEAYRCDVRVRRKDGNYRWHTVIGEPVLDVDNTIIKWVGAFTDIHTEKAFTHELEQQVTARTKELNLMNESLQKSEERYHLMVEEVQDYAILYLNREGIVENWNLGAEKIKGYKAEEIIGKNFSNFYTESDQKSNLPKKLLTIAIEKGKAKQEGWRVRKDGSHFWASVVITAVHNKKGQVIGFSKVTHDLTEKKKADDKIKLNALELEQKNAELEKMNQELQSFAYISSHDLQEPLRKIQTFATLILEKEFENLSSAGKDKFQRMQNAAQRMQTLINDLLSYSRTNIQERVFEKTDLSKIIDEVKDDLKEEIEQKNATIENCENCEVNIIPFQFRQLLYNLVSNSLKFSNPETPIVIKIQSKIVKGALLNDKRLEEDTNYCHIQISDNGIGFEQQYSSKIFEVFQRLHGKLEYTGTGIGLAIVKKIVDNHNGIITATGEKNKGATFDIYLPVQKQ
- a CDS encoding response regulator, which gives rise to MNKQHYNLLLADDDEDDCAFFKEALDELSLPVSLVVVNDGVQLMDYLAANSFKNLPDILFLDLNMPRKNGHECLKEIKEIEELHTLPIIIFSTSLDTEIVDLMYKKGATYYIRKPGEFSKLKKVIGNALDVVSENKLKQPVREHFVLQP
- a CDS encoding sialate O-acetylesterase, translated to MKKILIFITLFICSGIYAQIKLPRLISDGMVLQRNIPLKIWGWASPNEKIEINFNQKKFKTTAAKDGNWIVTLPSQKAGGPYEMTLSASNTIVLKNILIGDVWLCSGQSNMELPMERVKGKYKEVIAKIDNNNIRQFLVPDQYEFAKENRDFLSGEWLSANPENILKFSAVAYFFADEIYQKYKIPIGLINSALGGSPAESWISVEAVKKFPEYDVEYQKFKDGTLGAQIEASDKKINSTWYSTINNEDEGLKNKWSNPDLEDSDWKNMNIPGYWADNELGNVNGVVWFRKEFAVSNLKESNAKLILGRIVDADSVYVNGHFVGTTSYMYPPRIYPFDAKFLKEGKNEIAIRVINNSGRGGFVEDKPYELILGNEVIDLKGSWKYKLGVKMLPLPPQTFIRWKPVGLYNAMIAPLKNYAIKGVLWYQGESSTKKPQEYSALMETLITNWRAEWKQGAFPFLYVQLTNFMAPKTEPGESNWAALRQQQKNTLGVPNTGMAVTIDIGEWNDIHPLNKYDVGKRLSLLARKMVYGEKNLVASGPLFKSMVQKGNALVLSFTDIGTGLMAKDNKPLKAFEIAGEDGKFVWANAIIEGDKIIVSNATVLNPTRVRYAWADNPDQANLYNKENLPASPFEAKLN